In the genome of Paenibacillus pabuli, one region contains:
- the ftsY gene encoding signal recognition particle-docking protein FtsY, with translation MSFFKKLRDSIASKTESVTKQFKDGLEKTRKGLVEKVSDLVIRRKKIDEEFYEELEEILIGADVGVNTVMKLIEDLRDEVKKRKIEDAAELQPVLSEKLTDLLRGEQNNELKMNPDGITVILFVGVNGVGKTTTIGKLAHRFKQQGKKVIMAAGDTFRAGAIEQLEVWGQRAGVEVIKQQSGSDPAAVMYDAVQAAKQRGADVLLCDTAGRLQNKSNLMDELNKIYRVIQREIPEAPHEVLMVLDATTGQNALNQAKLFGEKSGVTGLVLTKLDGTAKGGIVVAIRQELDLPVKLVGLGEKIDDLQPFDSEQFVHALFAGLIQEQPAESVEEEEANS, from the coding sequence ATGAGTTTTTTTAAAAAGCTGAGAGACAGCATTGCAAGCAAAACGGAGTCGGTTACCAAACAGTTCAAGGACGGGTTGGAAAAGACACGTAAAGGCCTTGTGGAGAAAGTGTCGGATCTCGTTATTCGTCGCAAAAAAATTGACGAGGAATTCTATGAAGAACTGGAAGAGATTCTGATTGGAGCCGACGTAGGTGTCAATACGGTCATGAAACTGATTGAGGATCTGCGTGATGAAGTCAAAAAACGCAAAATTGAGGATGCAGCTGAACTACAGCCTGTGTTGTCTGAAAAATTGACGGATTTGCTCCGCGGCGAGCAGAACAATGAACTGAAAATGAATCCGGATGGCATCACGGTCATTTTGTTTGTTGGTGTTAATGGTGTTGGTAAAACAACAACGATTGGTAAGCTGGCCCATCGCTTCAAACAGCAGGGCAAAAAGGTCATTATGGCAGCAGGCGACACGTTCCGTGCCGGAGCGATTGAACAACTCGAAGTATGGGGACAACGTGCCGGCGTGGAAGTCATCAAGCAACAATCAGGTTCTGACCCTGCCGCTGTAATGTATGATGCGGTACAGGCTGCGAAGCAGCGGGGTGCTGATGTATTGCTCTGTGATACAGCGGGCCGGTTGCAAAATAAATCCAACCTGATGGACGAGCTCAACAAAATCTATCGTGTCATTCAACGTGAGATTCCGGAAGCGCCTCATGAAGTATTAATGGTGCTGGATGCAACTACAGGTCAGAATGCGCTCAATCAGGCCAAACTCTTCGGAGAGAAGAGCGGGGTAACCGGGCTGGTGCTGACGAAGCTGGATGGTACAGCCAAAGGTGGTATTGTTGTTGCAATTCGTCAGGAGTTGGATCTGCCTGTGAAGCTGGTCGGACTTGGTGAGAAAATTGACGATCTTCAGCCATTCGACTCGGAGCAATTTGTGCATGCGTTGTTTGCCGGACTGATCCAGGAACAGCCAGCTGAAAGTGTTGAAGAAGAGGAAGCTAATTCCTAG